A window of Pusillimonas sp. T7-7 contains these coding sequences:
- a CDS encoding bile acid:sodium symporter family protein, which produces MQAIARLSTFVGKTFAIWVLLFAILAFFAPEQFTWIAPYIVPLLGIIMFGMGLTLSKNDFAEVFKRPRTVAIGVLGQFIIMPALAWLLSTALQLPPEIAVGVILVGCCPGGTASNVMTFLSRGDVALSVAITSVTTLLAPVVTPALIYLLASQWLEVNAAAMFWSIVQVVILPIILGIVAQSFLREKVKACVALLPLVSVVSIVAIVAAVVAVSQEKIATTGLTIFAVVVLHNGLGLLLGYWLAKLAGLSVAKRKTLSIEIGMQNSGLGVALASAHFSPLAAVPSAIFSVWHNISGPLVATLYQRFKNDESDDQLAKPTLGSAAKA; this is translated from the coding sequence ATGCAGGCTATCGCCCGCCTGAGCACTTTTGTTGGCAAAACATTTGCCATCTGGGTATTGCTCTTTGCAATACTCGCCTTCTTCGCCCCCGAGCAATTCACATGGATCGCACCCTATATCGTGCCGCTGCTGGGCATCATCATGTTCGGCATGGGGCTGACCCTGTCCAAGAACGACTTTGCCGAGGTGTTCAAGCGCCCCCGCACGGTAGCCATAGGCGTGCTGGGCCAGTTCATCATCATGCCCGCCTTGGCCTGGCTGCTCAGCACGGCACTGCAACTGCCCCCTGAAATCGCCGTGGGCGTGATTCTGGTCGGCTGCTGCCCCGGCGGCACCGCCTCCAACGTCATGACTTTCCTGTCACGCGGCGATGTGGCCCTGTCCGTCGCCATTACTTCAGTCACCACGCTGCTGGCGCCCGTGGTCACGCCAGCGCTTATCTATTTGCTTGCCAGCCAATGGCTGGAGGTCAACGCTGCGGCCATGTTCTGGTCTATTGTCCAGGTGGTGATCCTGCCCATCATCCTGGGTATAGTGGCGCAATCATTCCTGCGTGAAAAGGTCAAGGCCTGCGTTGCCTTGCTGCCATTGGTATCGGTGGTGTCCATCGTGGCGATTGTTGCCGCGGTGGTCGCCGTCAGCCAGGAAAAGATTGCCACCACAGGGCTGACGATCTTCGCCGTCGTAGTCTTGCATAATGGCCTGGGTCTGCTGCTGGGCTATTGGCTGGCTAAACTGGCCGGGCTGTCGGTTGCCAAGCGCAAGACGCTGTCCATTGAGATCGGCATGCAGAATTCCGGCCTGGGCGTTGCCCTGGCCTCGGCCCACTTCTCGCCGCTGGCCGCCGTGCCCAGCGCCATCTTCAGCGTCTGGCACAACATCTCGGGCCCGCTTGTTGCGACCCTGTATCAGCGTTTCAAAAACGACGAATCAGATGATCAGCTTGCCAAGCCCACGCTAGGGTCCGCCGCAAAAGCATAA
- a CDS encoding DMT family transporter produces MSFSSNQLKAYGCLALSMSLVGAYVALTKPLALVLPVFLLGWMRFGIGAIAMLRWIRKPASEPTLSVQTRWLIFLESFLGNFLFTLCMIVGVSMTSAVSAGVIMSSIPATVAVLSRVFLKEAISARVWAAIACGVLGIGLLSLTQTPGTGNALDLPGGDSSRQWLGNLLIFGAVLCEGSYAVIGKKLTAVLGPKRISAVINLWGFVLMTPMGLYTALQFDFTAVDPSMWLLLLFYGLAASVWTVWLWMVGLKSVPASQAGVFTVMLPISAALVGVLVLGENLGGMQLLAFAIALAGLLLATLPSRGMKASH; encoded by the coding sequence ATGAGTTTTTCGTCAAACCAGTTGAAAGCCTACGGCTGCCTGGCCTTGTCCATGTCGCTGGTTGGCGCTTATGTGGCGTTGACCAAACCGTTGGCCCTGGTGCTGCCGGTTTTTCTGCTGGGCTGGATGCGTTTCGGCATAGGCGCGATCGCCATGTTGCGCTGGATCCGCAAGCCCGCCTCGGAACCGACCCTGTCGGTGCAGACCCGATGGCTGATCTTTCTTGAGTCTTTCCTGGGCAATTTCCTGTTCACCTTGTGCATGATCGTGGGCGTGAGCATGACCAGCGCGGTGTCGGCCGGCGTAATCATGTCGTCCATTCCCGCTACGGTTGCAGTGCTGAGCCGGGTGTTCCTGAAGGAAGCGATCAGTGCCAGGGTATGGGCGGCGATAGCTTGCGGCGTACTGGGCATAGGCCTTTTGTCTTTGACGCAGACGCCCGGGACTGGCAATGCTTTGGATTTGCCGGGCGGCGATTCGTCAAGGCAGTGGCTGGGCAATTTGCTGATCTTTGGCGCCGTGCTGTGCGAAGGCTCTTATGCCGTGATAGGCAAGAAGCTGACGGCCGTGCTCGGCCCCAAGCGTATCAGCGCGGTCATCAATTTATGGGGTTTCGTACTGATGACGCCCATGGGTTTGTATACGGCGCTGCAGTTCGACTTTACTGCGGTTGACCCGAGTATGTGGCTGCTCTTGCTGTTCTACGGGCTGGCCGCCAGCGTATGGACGGTCTGGCTGTGGATGGTGGGCCTGAAGTCGGTGCCTGCCTCGCAGGCAGGCGTCTTTACCGTGATGCTGCCCATCAGCGCCGCCCTGGTGGGCGTGCTGGTGTTGGGTGAAAACCTGGGCGGCATGCAGCTGTTGGCATTTGCCATCGCCTTGGCCGGTTTGCTGCTTGCTACACTGCCATCGCGGGGCATGAAAGCATCACACTAG